CAATTTCTCTTCAACCAATCAGATGACAatcttttttaagaaaaaaaaaattactaccaCCATACCTGAAGCTTGAGAACAGTAGTTTTATCGGTGGCGGTAAGAACGCCCTCAGACCGATCCGAAAGGAACCCAGAAACCAACATAAAGGCCGCAAACCCCATCAGGATCAGGAAAAAACTAGAACCTGCCCCAACTCCAACCCCCACTGCTGGCCCAACATAAACCCCACCACCACTGAAAGGCGAAGGCCCGAAATACGGCGCTGAATAAGATAAACCCCCACTTGGTGCCGTCCTATAACTCCTGGAGGACGACGAGGAACCCGAAGAAAATGACCTCCCGCCCATCCGGCCTCCGGATGCCGCCAATGCGGAATTGGGATCGTACATCAAGAGCAACCCCAGCATCACCGCCACCACTGCTGGCTTCCTCAATGTCTTAACGGCTTTCAATAGCGATTCGGCAAAAACCCCAAAAGAAAATGGGATCATAGACTTAAGTTTAGCCCCAATCGAATCGCAATCAAATTCAAAACTGGGTTTCCTTGAATTATTCCTCATGGAATTAAAACATCTAAGTGCAATTTTTTTGGGGAATTTGTAGAATCGAAGAGGGTGGAAATGGGTGGAATGAGTAGGGAGGGTGCGGAGATGAAAGTGTGAGAATTTTGTGAAGGGGGGTTTAGAGGTTTTGGTGAATGGGTATGGATTGAACTGGAGCAAAGAAGTGGTGGCCATCCGGAATGCAATGAGAATGGAAGGGTTGAGTTGTTTGGAATGTGGTTAGAATAGAATTTCTGGAAGGGAGAGGAGTGGGTTTGTGATTAGGGTTGGAGATATATGGAGATATTTGGAGAGACTGAGGTTGTAGGCCAGAAGATGAAAATCTGGGGGGAAATGGAGGAGACGTGGCCACCAGAGAAATGGCAGGAAATCTCTACCTCATCTCATTTCACCACTCCCTTTCAATGGGCCAAAACCAGGCTCTGTCTGTCCGTGTGCGCACGTGCCTGATCGGGGTCTCACGTGACTTGTGAGTTTTCATTCGGATGGCCGTTTGAGAAcctttttaaaagcaatttttgaaaaacgattttaaaaatagttttgtgtgctataaaactaaaaacaaactatgggtttaaaaaaagaagttgaGAGAATTTTTGAATCTGTTTAGCAGTGTTTAACTGTgtaatttaaaatagttttctatttttaaaaaacagaaaatcgtttttaaaattctttaatattaTTGGATCGTTATTgtctgaaaataatttaaaaaaaaaaaaagagaacaatttttagaaaatcagtttttaaaaataaaaggaaaatatgagtccttttagtcattatttttaaaattatttttaagtcaaaggataaaaaacaaatttaaaaaaacatggtgAAACCAATCTTTTCTTATTTAAGATGaattatctttttattcaaatgaCCTTTTACAGGCTTATAAAAGTCTAACATGAGTACTTCCATTTATTCATGTTAATGGAGAGAATTATTGGAGGACGAGagatttgacaaaaaaaaaaaaaaaattccctttaaaaaattatcataaactGTCAAGTAGCAAAATAAACATTAGGAACCATAATTACCGATCAcagttttaaaatttctttaaaatggtCAAAGTCATagtcttaaatttaaaatcatagttaGTGACTAtagttttgaatttgatttaaaacttttttatgtacataaaattatattgttttatttaaaatattttggtttattttaaaaaaaatatatatttaataccataaatttattatattatttttaaattttgtatttattaataTGTAAGTGGTTAACAAACTTatgtgattatttaaaaaataataatatatgaaaataaataattggtatttttaattggatatcaaaaaaaaatgttttaattttattaaaaaaattggtattataaattattattatattaattaattcttttttatctaCTATAATGTAAGTGATATATAATATCCAATGTATAtaggtttaatttaagtttaaaatttatcatattttcatttaaatatataataatttgttcataatGAAAAAGTGAACAACATTCGtccaattaaaattaatacaaaaaacaaaacaaaaaaatagttctcaatgAGTGTCACGTGATGGGgcttttctctttctctacgTACGCTTAcaatacaaatatttatttatcaaatttatttgtgCAATTTAGAATGTCTCCATATGTGTATGCTAAGATGGAA
Above is a genomic segment from Vitis riparia cultivar Riparia Gloire de Montpellier isolate 1030 chromosome 14, EGFV_Vit.rip_1.0, whole genome shotgun sequence containing:
- the LOC117930953 gene encoding uncharacterized protein LOC117930953, whose amino-acid sequence is MATTSLLQFNPYPFTKTSKPPFTKFSHFHLRTLPTHSTHFHPLRFYKFPKKIALRCFNSMRNNSRKPSFEFDCDSIGAKLKSMIPFSFGVFAESLLKAVKTLRKPAVVAVMLGLLLMYDPNSALAASGGRMGGRSFSSGSSSSSRSYRTAPSGGLSYSAPYFGPSPFSGGGVYVGPAVGVGVGAGSSFFLILMGFAAFMLVSGFLSDRSEGVLTATDKTTVLKLQIGLLGMARELQRDLNRIAETADTSTTEGLSYILTETTLALLRHPDYCISGYSSVDVKRSIEEGEKRFNRLSLEERGKFDEETLVNVNNIKKQSTTSHRGSGFRNEYIVITILVAAEGVHKLPTINGSGDLKEALQKLGSIPSSRTLAVEVLWTPQNENDTLSERELLEDYPLLRPL